The following proteins are co-located in the Apium graveolens cultivar Ventura chromosome 5, ASM990537v1, whole genome shotgun sequence genome:
- the LOC141724722 gene encoding small ribosomal subunit protein bS1c-like → MAALAHQISRACLTCPSLSNTRLSKRTWTNTKHVQKTYVVKAAVTAPGVGVSTAETRERARLKEMFEDAYERCRTAPMEGVAFNVEDFHTAIQEYDFNSEIGTKVTGTVFNTDANGALVDITAKSSAYLPTREASIYDLKHVKEAGIFSGLREEFIIIGENSNDDSLILSLRSIQYDLAWERCRQLQAEDVVVKGKVVGANKGGVVALVEGLRGFVPFSQISTKSPAEELIEKEIPLKFVEVDEEQSRLVLSNRKAMADSQAQLGIGSVLLGTVQSLKPYGAFIDIGGINGLLHVSQISHDRVSDIATVLQPGDALKVMILSHDRERGRVSLSTKKLEPTPGDMIRNPKLVFEKAEEMAQTFRQRIAQAEAMARADMLRFQPESGLTLDSDGILGPLSSDLPPEGLDLGEISPAED, encoded by the exons ATGGCAGCTCTGGCTCATCAAATTAGCAGAGCGTGCTTAACATGTCCATCTCTCTCAAACACACGTCTTTCGAAAAGAACATGGACAAACACCAAGCATGTTCAGAAAACATACGTTGTTAAAGCAGCAGTGACAGCCCCTGGTGTAGGAGTATCAACTGCAGAGACAAGAGAAAGAGCTAGACTTAAGGAAATGTTCGAAGATGCCTACGAGAGATGTCGAACTGCTCCTATGGAAGGTGTTGCGTTTAATGTTGAAGATTTTCACACTGCCATTCAGGAGTATGACTTCAACTCCGAGATTGGCACTAAG GTCACTGGAACTGTATTTAATACAGACGCAAATGGAGCACTAGTAGACATAACTGCAAAATCATCGGCATATTTGCCTACTAGGGAAGCTAGCATCTATGATTTAAAGCATGTGAAAGAGGCTGGAATATTTTCTGGACTGCGTGAGGAGTTTATAATTATTGGAGAGAATTCTAATGATGATAGTTTGATCTTGAGCTTACGGTCCATTCAGTATGACCTGGCATGGGAAAGATGTAGACAGCTTCAAGCTGAAGATGTTGTTGTCAAGGGTAAG GTTGTTGGTGCTAACAAAGGTGGAGTTGTGGCTTTAGTTGAGGGCCTTCGTGGATTTGTGCCTTTCTCCCAAATTTCAACG AAATCACCTGCAGAAGAGCTTATTGAGAAGGAAATTCCACTGAAGTTTGTTGAGGTAGATGAGGAACAATCTAGACTAGTTCTCAGTAACCGAAAGGCCATGGCAGACAGCCAAGCGCAACTTGGAATTGGATCAGTCCTCCTTGGAACTGTTCAGAGTTTGAAACCATATGGTGCCTTCATAGATATTGGTGGAATTAATGGCCTTCTTCATGTTAGTCAGATCAGTCACGATCGTGTGTCGGATATTGCAACAGTCCTTCAGCCTGGTGACGCTCTAAAG GTTATGATACTAAGCCATGACAGAGAGAGAGGCCGAGTCAGTCTTTCGACCAAGAAATTAGAACCGACTCCAGGAGACATGATTCGCAATCCTAAGCTAGTCTTTGAGAAG GCAGAGGAGATGGCACAGACATTCAGGCAGAGAATCGCTCAAGCTGAAGCCATGGCACGTGCTGACATGCTGAGATTTCAGCCTGAG AGTGGACTGACTCTAGACTCAGACGGAATCCTAGGTCCTCTGTCTTCGGATCTGCCTCCAGAGGGTCTGGATTTAGGTGAAATTTCCCCAGCTGAAGATTAA